A stretch of DNA from Saccharomycodes ludwigii strain NBRC 1722 chromosome I, whole genome shotgun sequence:
aaaaaaaaaaaaaaaaaaaaaaaaaaaaaaaatatttttaaactttatatatttagaCATATAtccattaaataaaaaatctttaaatCCCACAAATCAAGCCAAAGATGTCACAAAGAAGAGTCGTTGTGACCGGACTCGGTGCTTTAACACCATTGGGTAAAAATGTCTCAGAGTCATGGACCAACTTAGTTAATTCCAGATCGGGATTAACCccaataacaaaattgccagattttaatgaaaattatGATATCCCACATCAATTCCCGTCTTCTTTATCTGTCGGCTATATACCATCATTTTATGGGCACGAGAGTAACAATGATGCATATCCAGAAAACCTATTTACTTCTCAAGATATGCGTCGTATGAACAAATTCAGTAAATATGCTATAATATCGACATACGAAGCGTTAAAAGATGCAAAACTAATTTCACAATATAGAGAACAGCAAGAATCCAATGGAAAGTTTAAATTGAATATTGCAAATATAGATAACTTTGGTTGTTCCATTGGATCAGGAATAGCCTCAATCTCAGACACAGTAGATGCAGTCAATACATTCaacagtaaaaaaaaaaagaaaatatcgCCACTTTTAATCCCTCTCATTTTGAACAACATGGCTGCATCACATATTGCCATTAAGTTCGGATTAAGGGGCCCATTAACTTCTACATCAACAGCATGTGCCACAGGTGGAAATTCTATTGGAGATGCCTATCATTTAATCAAACTTAAGAAGAGTGATATTATGGTTTGTGGCGCAGCTGAGGCGTCAATTCACCCAATTGCACTATCTGGGTTCTACCGTGCCAAAAGTTTAAGTTCTACTGGCATTTCAAGACCCTTCGATTCAAGTAGAGATGGATTTGTCTTGGGTGAAGGTGCTGGTATTTTGATCTTGGAAGAGTTGGAACATGCTTTGAAGAGAGGATGCACCAAGATATACGGAGAAATTGTTGGGTATGGGATGAGTAGTGATGCTTATCATATAACTGCCCCAGATCCGACTGGAAATGGTGCCTTGAGAGCAATGCAGATGGCTACCACAAATGTCAACACCAATATCGATAGCAAAAAACCTATTAATTGGCATGTTAATTGCCATTCTACTTCCACCAAGCTGGGCGATTTTTCTGAGATTCAGGCTATAACCCAGTTATTTAGAAATACCACTCAAAATAAACTAATAAATTCAGGAAGAATTGGTTGCTCAAGTAATAAGGGTTCTATGGGTCATTTATTGGGTGCCGCTGGTGCCGTGGAAGCCATATTTACATTGAAAAGCTTGGAACAGGGTATAGTACCACACACCTTAAACTTGAATGAAGTTGACCCAAATATTATGGAAGTTTGTGATaacaccaataataatgccaaCTTCAAAATAGAGTTAATTAAGAAGAAACCGATGCAAATTGATCTAGATTATGCGATAAGTAATAGCTTTGGTTTTGGAGGAGTTAATGCATCattatgttttaaaaaatacacaTGATCTGTTCATTTATTGTGTTATAAAATAGTGAAGAAAAGAGGGAGTGTCATAGCAAACATGGTATTATAGCATATTTAGGTGTTGAAGTTTTCGAATATTTAATGCCATGCTTAtcttttctgttttttagTTCACTTATATAGTAATATGACTGTTGCTCTTTGGCACTACAACTTAGGTTTATGAACACCCACAAAAATGCCAAAAAGTATCCTGGATTGGGAGCATAAAGGAAAATGGTTAAGTAAATCATAACTTCATCAAAATAATGTGCACAACATACCCACTTAAATAACCCACTACTTGGAAGTGTATATTTAGTTAACTTGCTTAGATATAAATGGTTTTTATATTGatccaaattaaaaaataagaagaATAATGTAAATATTGCAATTCTTGTATACGTGACAAGACCACCATTAGTAACATTTCTATTGACATATgtaatgaaattaaaacttgTGTAAAACCATAGCCCGACGATGTAATGTGATATATTCATTAATGAAGTCTTACTCTTTTTGGCAACATAAAGCGATTCATATAATCTTCTTAAACTATGTATCAGGTATAAACATGGGACTACTGGTATACTGTTAGTGTTTTTGGCAATAATGGATTGTATAATGGTTATGATCGACAATAAACTGGATAATAGATAGAAATGATAAAAccaatatttatatactttgatttttaaaaatgatgggattttggtattattttcatattgaaaatttttaggTAACGTCTTACCATATTTTAATAGATTGTGTATTTTCCATTCAgctaaaaatatacaaaaatatgcAAAGATAAAacttaaataaacaatatattCAACGGATTGTAGGAAAGATTGCTGTGTTAGTTTAGTAAGCATTTGAAacttttttgtctttttttgttctgaACTGCTtataattgttattttattgttattggtaCGGGGCGGTAGATACGCTTTTACCCAGTTAGTTGAATATTGGAAAATTAGGTACTACAAATTGTATAATTGATCTGTAATTTTTACTACTTTGGCTAAGATTATTAAATCCaatatgatatatatagtctcagatttttttttttcttttattgtacgtatttttttcaaatcctttttaaattcagataaaaaaaaaaaaaaaaaaaaaaaaaagaaaaaaacccTTTGGAGGATTCCGATTCAATAATTATTTCCTTCGGCatttgcctttttttttttttttttttttttcagataCACAGCcttctttttaaatagaGTTACAACTCTTTAATTGAAAagtaatatttctttattgtaCAAACCTTCctttacttattttttttcttacaaaaaaaaaaaaaaaaaaaaaagaaaaagaaaacctACGAATACCGCTATATTATTTGCCTAATGACAACTTGGAAACAGTTAGAAGTATGTGTAAACATCAAAGCAGGTAAAACCGAAAAGCagatttctttatttacaATGCCTTGTACTTTTAgctttattaatatatgcAAATATGCTTACTAACTTGTAATATTCAATATTCAAATTTCTTCCTACTTATGCAGCTACACGTCTTTTacctttaaaaaatacatcTGTGTTATGATacaagtttttttattgacaagaaaaaaaaaaaaaaaaaaaaaagacgaTAGTAGCAGTTATATATGGAAACTTCGCATACTATATCAAGCTACTCCTTTGGCCTTTTACTTTATGCATTGAAAACACACTATTTAGCCATCCAAATCACATATTGTTTATGCTTGTGTAGGATTTTTcagtattttattttatttaacatCAGCCTTTGTTAAGGACAAGTTGTATTTGGGGGAACCTGTTTTTTCTTACATCTATGGGCTAATACTTGGACCACATTGTTTGGGTTGGATAAACCCATCTACATGGATAAACGaagataaaataactttG
This window harbors:
- the CEM1 gene encoding fatty acid synthase CEM1 (similar to Saccharomyces cerevisiae YER061C | CEM1 | Condensing Enzyme with Mitochondrial function), whose protein sequence is MSQRRVVVTGLGALTPLGKNVSESWTNLVNSRSGLTPITKLPDFNENYDIPHQFPSSLSVGYIPSFYGHESNNDAYPENLFTSQDMRRMNKFSKYAIISTYEALKDAKLISQYREQQESNGKFKLNIANIDNFGCSIGSGIASISDTVDAVNTFNSKKKKKISPLLIPLILNNMAASHIAIKFGLRGPLTSTSTACATGGNSIGDAYHLIKLKKSDIMVCGAAEASIHPIALSGFYRAKSLSSTGISRPFDSSRDGFVLGEGAGILILEELEHALKRGCTKIYGEIVGYGMSSDAYHITAPDPTGNGALRAMQMATTNVNTNIDSKKPINWHVNCHSTSTKLGDFSEIQAITQLFRNTTQNKLINSGRIGCSSNKGSMGHLLGAAGAVEAIFTLKSLEQGIVPHTLNLNEVDPNIMEVCDNTNNNANFKIELIKKKPMQIDLDYAISNSFGFGGVNASLCFKKYT
- the DFG10 gene encoding putative polyprenol reductase (similar to Saccharomyces cerevisiae YIL049W | DFG10 | Defective for Filamentous Growth); the encoded protein is MLTKLTQQSFLQSVEYIVYLSFIFAYFCIFLAEWKIHNLLKYGKTLPKNFQYENNTKIPSFLKIKVYKYWFYHFYLLSSLLSIITIIQSIIAKNTNSIPVVPCLYLIHSLRRLYESLYVAKKSKTSLMNISHYIVGLWFYTSFNFITYVNRNVTNGGLVTYTRIAIFTLFFLFFNLDQYKNHLYLSKLTKYTLPSSGLFKWVCCAHYFDEVMIYLTIFLYAPNPGYFLAFLWVFINLSCSAKEQQSYYYISELKNRKDKHGIKYSKTSTPKYAIIPCLL